One window of Henckelia pumila isolate YLH828 unplaced genomic scaffold, ASM3356847v2 CTG_525:::fragment_3, whole genome shotgun sequence genomic DNA carries:
- the LOC140873332 gene encoding uncharacterized protein, protein MGRPDQSRRERRGGHYKGVRMRKWGKWVAEVRQPKSRDRIWLGSYETPEEAARAYDAAMVCLRGPSVVLNFPDDPPPSITAAEDELSRSQIQLAASKHARGQSAVAAAQDSAAEMELKPPAVQDMLFGERMELGSSSSSLGQFGDRERCLESGGGENSGGVFGTSRLWNF, encoded by the coding sequence ATGGGCAGACCTGACCAATCCAGGAGAGAGCGGCGCGGCGGCCACTACAAGGGTGTGAGGATGAGGAAATGGGGCAAGTGGGTTGCCGAGGTTCGCCAGCCCAAGAGCCGCGATCGAATCTGGTTGGGTTCTTACGAGACTCCCGAAGAGGCTGCACGAGCTTACGACGCCGCCATGGTTTGCTTGCGCGGACCTTCCGTCGTTCTCAACTTTCCCGACGATCCGCCACCGAGTATTACGGCCGCGGAGGACGAGTTGTCCAGATCCCAGATTCAGCTCGCCGCCTCTAAGCACGCTCGCGGGCAGTCTGCTGTTGCGGCGGCGCAGGATTCGGCGGCCGAGATGGAGTTGAAACCGCCGGCGGTGCAAGATATGCTCTTCGGGGAGAGGATGGAGTTgggttcttcttcttcttctttggggCAGTTCGGGGATCGGGAGAGGTGTTTGGAAAGCGGCGGCGGAGAAAATTCCGGTGGCGTGTTTGGTACATCACGTTTGTGGAATTTTTGA